AAACACATTTAACAAATGTGTTTTCCAAAAAGGGGCGCACACACCATGTCTAACATGTAAAATAAACCTTTATTCATATTGCATTGTATGTAGCTCATAGCCTATATGCAAAGTGCAACAACCaaaacaatcaaaatacaaTAATACTGCTGACAAAGATTTAAAAAATCAAATATACAGTAGGATTGCTTAGTCAAGGGTCACACAAAGGGTCAGTTCATAAGTGCATCAAAGCAATCTCTTCGTGAAGTTGGACATCATCGACGTCATCGTCTGAGGAGTCCTGGGTTAGATCCACAATGTCTAGCGACACAGGGCTGTTCGCTATAGAGAAATGATAAAGGATTACATTTACAGTAACATCAGCCAAGCGAAGACAATAATTCAACTCAACAATGATTACAATAAAAATTACTGTGCATACAAACGTAAGAACAACAGTGATGAGCACAGGCCCCTGTCCAcctcagacagacaggcagacagacaggctgtcCTTACTGATGCGGCGTGCTGAAGGATCAGGCATTTCACTGCACTGTCTCTTCTCTCCCAGCGTCTTCCAGGAGCCGTTCGAGAGGTATTCAatgtcctccacctcctcttctgTATTGTGGATTATGCTGCTCAGCAGACtgtgcaccaccaccaccaccacaaacatCATTAACCTCCACCAGAAATGTGGTTGGCATGGAAAAAGAGATTTAGTTCCTACACTTTGTCTACTGTGGTACTGGTTATGTAATGTGGTACATGCATGTGTAAtttttttaaggaaagcttCCAGTGAGAATCCCAATAAAATACTACCTTAAAAGTTTAAGGAGACGAACCCTCATTACATTATTGCAAACCACCAACAGCCTTTGGACATGAAGTACAACAGCACCACGTTTAACTGGCTAGAATGTCATCTTTTCAGTTCAAGCCCAGCTGACACCCATAACAACAAATGCCTTGACAACGCTAAATTGAATGAACCATGACAACAAGGACTGCGTATGCGTCCGGGAGGCAACCTATCGATCCGAAGCGTCTCAAACGGGGCGGGCCTGTGGCAGACAGGACAGGTCCAGCCCGGCTTTCTCTCATTCATCTGAAGGTAGGAGGCTGCATCAAAGCACTGCAGGTGGGTACACGTCTGGGCTCGGCAGGGAGCAGACATTCGCATTTTTGCCAgcttttgacacacacacacacacacacacacacacacacacacacacacacacacacacacacacacacacgcgcacaccttTGAACATCTCAGAAGAGTTTTCCCCATGTTTCTGTCATCGTCAAAACAAAAGTGGAAATATATGGATTGCTGGTGTAGTCATGGTGAAAACATGGTGGATAATAAATAGATTTTTCTTCTATTACACAAAACAAGAGTACACAGGCAAAAATTTCACTTGTTGCAAAACAGAAATCTCAAATCTTGTAAGAATATAAAAGACTCCCGAAAAAGGCAGTTACCACATCCTGCTGAGACTGCTGAATGCTGTTATGTGTCATTTTCAATGCTAACaggttattttttttaacagactCTAAAACAAGTGAAGTCTGACTCCACAGTCATAATGTAGCTGTGAATTCTGGATCCTCACCGGACAGATAAGAGATACTTGCAGCCTTGTGGTAGAAATTTCATTCTCAGAATCCCAGCGCAGCATCTCCCAAACTGTACAACAGCATCAACACACAGCTTGACAAAAattaacaacaaaacaacattaTTCAAGCAAAGGTTCTCCTGATGTATCTGGATCAACCTGCTGGTGAGGGGGATGACCACAGCTGTTGCCAAGCTGTGCCCGAGTCTTCACCAATAGGATTGGTCCAGAGATTCTTCCACGTGGGAGCGGTAGAGGAACTCACTTTTCTGTCTGCAGTTCTCCTGGCTCTCCACTGCTTTGGTCTTGAGCTGCTTCAGTAAGTCCACGGAGGACAAAACCCTCACCAGATACACTGCAGCAGAATAGtgctgcacgcacgcacgcacgcacgcacgcacgcacgcacgcacacacacacacacacacacacacacacacacacacacacacacacacacacacacacacacacacacacacacacacacacacacacacacacacacacacacacacacacacacacactttcagacaGGTGGAGAGGGCTCAACCACTTATCAAACAGGATTGGCACTTGGAGTACAACACTGTCTAGCAGGAACATTATACAGATGAAACAAGGCATAAAAAAAagttaaactttttttaaatgaCTGGCGAGACTACTCAGTGTGGTGGAACAAACAAATGGTTATACCTTGCCAAAGTTCTGCCACAGGACATTGACATGGTTGTCAGTGAAACGGTCCAACAACGGCGTGAGATTGATTGGACAACAGGGACGAGAAGGCTCCACCCCTTCTTTTCTGGAGGCGTATCGAACCTGTTCAGGATGACAAAAGTTGGTGGGGGGAAATACCTCAAAAATGTATTTAGACAAAGTTGACATAACGCTGTATATCAATGTTTAATATCACACCGCTAAAGGACAACGGAAAATGTGAATGATGTTTTTCTTACACAGACCCAATTAAATAGAGCAAATGTGTGTGCCACTAATAAATAGACCTGTAGAAAACAGTACAAGCCGTTGACGTAAACAGCAATTCTTGGTGGATACTGGTCATCATCGACACCAATACTCTCGGTAATGCACAGTCTGAAAGACACAAAACATGAGCATCAGacatatgcaaacacacacacacacacacttcgaaTCACCATGGACGTTTACAAATTTGGACAACATATGGGCACAGAGCAGGGCTCCAGCAAGCATGTTCAAGACGTACCGATGCTGTATGTGCAGGACAGGGCAAGACTAGGCACGCATGTACGTCACACTATTCAAAACCCCTAATTAAGCAAATAGATGTAATCGTGTTCTGGGCCTCACAGTACAACCTTACCTGAGCACCACCTGAACATCTTGGGCCTCTCTGAGGAGTCAAAGAGATAAATGGGAACCATCAGGAAATCCTGACCAAAATTACTGTAATACTCATTATCTTCATTCCAGTCTATGATTGGAATCTGTGGCTGACAGCTAGAATACCTCTCCTGGTCTGAGGGGGTAGTTTACTTACTGAGAGTCCTTTATGCGAGTCCACTGCCTCTCAGTCAGGTGAATGGAGAAGTAGTTGTTCTGTAGTGTATTCACAGGTTTGGGCACTAGGGAGAGGAGACAAGacatgaaataaagagagagaaaaacagctCAGTTGCAGGACATGTCAGTCAAACACAACCTGCACTACAGACACCGACTTCATTCTTACAGAGGCAGAATGAGTGGGACTGACACTTGTGTTAGAGAAGTCTGAGGATTCCTGTAAACACGGGAAGATTACAGATCTCAGATACTATTGACAGTGTAATAGTGCATCAGTAATGATTCTGGGGGCTGCAGAGTAGCCCAGCAGAAAAGCCGTTCCACTGGCAGATCGCAAGTTCAATTCACGATGATGCCGGAGCTGCCTGTGGTCAGGAGGCAGAGGAAACAAATTGACCtctcagagagggaggggcggcATACTCGCGCTCTCCTGTCAATTACATCGACACTGGCCAATCACAGGTGTCTGTGAGCTCATGCATCACGACGGAGTGGCTAGAGCCACCCTCTGAGTGTTACTCCACGCGATGCATCGTGAATCGTCTTGAAGCATCATGGCCCTCACCCTCCCTGGTTTGTAGCTGTAGTGACAGGGAAGTAGTGACTTACTCCATGGGTGGGAACTGGATATGACTAGATTAGGGTGAAGAATAGGAACAATTCCAACAGAATAtactaaaaaaacattttttaaagccTGTACCAAGTGATGTTGGAGGTACAATCGTCTCCAGCGTGTGATAAAAGGGAATCTTTGTCATCTGCACCTCAGGGAAAGGACTATAGTCCATCGCATCGGGTTTGTTGTGGGAATCGGCCGTTGGCACGGCAATGACCTTGGTCGGCGTTGGTTTAGCGATGGTTCCTGAGCGTCTGCCGGCTGTGTCGTTCGCGGAGTGGCGGACTCGGTAGAGCTCCCGGATGGTGGAGAAGAGCTCGGGCCTGGACTCCCTGTGAAGGAGCTCGGTGGCACGTCGAACGAGCTCTTTCTTCAGCCCGTTCTTGGCCTTGCCCATAGTGGAGAGGAGAGAACGTAGCTCAACCACCCTCAAGCTCTCCAACATGTTCTAGGAGGATATCAGGACAGGTTAAACAGTAGTGGAGTCCCTTAGAGTTCCTCCATCATGAACGGTCATTTGCCTGACCTTTAGGAAAGACCCTCGGTCTGTTGAATCTGAATCCTGGCTTTTGGTTAAGGGAGTTGTAAACAAATGGAAGTATGGAAATATTACTTCTTAAACTAACTAGCAGACATAGTTGCTACCATATAAAGTACATATAGATTATCAGATATATTACCACTTTGTCACTTCAAAACCATTTTGACAATTTCTCCATTATACTCATGCAAATGTACATATCACACCCAAACGAGGGGCTCATTAACACCTAAGCTGAGTCTTTGCAGACACCTTCGCGTTTTTTACAGTAAAATATCACTGCACCACTGGACAGGCTTTCATTCGATTAAATGTAGTTAGTTGCTTTGTAGTTAGTTTAACCGTAAAACGTGGTTAAATTTCATGGTCTAGGTGCAGCAAATAGCCTACTGTTCAAATGATAAACAAGTCACAAGAAGCTGTACatttattaaaaacaacaaaccGAAACGTAGGTAAGCTACCACGAAGATTCTTACCGTTGCTTCTAGCAGTTCATTGGACATTACCATTGGTTTGCCTTAGCCAAATTTTCAAAACTGAATAAATAAACTAGCGAATATTTTCCCTACAAAAAAGTTCTCACCGCGGCGTGATAAGGTCACGTGACCAAAGCTCCAATAAATTAAAAGAGCGAcgacatttaaattaaaatttacAACCATCCGCCTCTTCCTCGTCTCCTTTGGCGCTTATTCAAACTATTTTTATGGAAATAATGTAAGATACAATAGCTGCATCACAACCAAAGCAACAAAATACATACAcaaaattataatataattataataaatagAACGTTATCGCAATAATACAATAAGAGATgagtaaaataatttttttaaatcatacataacgtagcctacttaagAGTACTAAAGAGAAGATAAAGGCATGAAATAAAAGTATGAACGTATTCCTACAAAGTCCAGGTTTACAGACGATCAAAGTGCTTAAAACAGCAGTAGGTAATTCACATAAAAATAATACAATATTTCGACATCTGTCACTGTTTTGACAGTAGTAAttacacaagacaaacaaaaaaatcttCTGACCACTTTATTTGTGTATGCCATCACAAAGGTACCTATTTGGTATAAAGAAtaccaatattaactatttttATGGTCCAATGACGgtaatgtaaaataaaagtacgattaaaaaaataaataatatattttgtCTCTGCATTATGTCTGTATCGACATCCTGATTGTGATTACACCTTTACTCTTAGGAAATTACTCTTAAGTACATGACTAATTTCTTGCTTCTTTCTGTCAAATATTATATCCACAAACAATAGTTTAGTATCTCCTCTCCATGGCTCCATTGTGGTCTTTTAGAAATAACACATACACTTGTATATAGGTGCACAAAAGAAATCTATTATAAAAACTGTATCAACTATTATAGGCTGATAGTCAGCTAATGTAACAAccatttatttgatttagtACTTTGTAACTTATTTTCACGTCCAGACCCACTTATGAATATTGCAGGATAACTGAAGTCCTGTGTTTGCTATTGTTCTTATATAAAAAGGCCATCCAGATTAATATAACATTAGCTAAGGTAGGAAGCACCAACATGATGGACAGTGAAAGTGGCAGGACTGATCATTCTAATCCTGTTCATGCAGTTGTGATTCGGTCCTGTATGTTTGAGCCAACACAGTGAGTGACATATGTGAGTGGGTAGACCACGGTGAGGTCCAGCCAGCAGGGAAGTGGTTTAACTTTTAagtattaaaaacaaaaaaacaaacacacttgGAATATTGATAgctgactttttttttctttgaccaGTGACTGCAgacaatgaatgaatgttcgactTATATGGCGTCTTTGAAGATAcacaaggtcgctttacaattttaacacaggtacaacaagtcttacacgaccaatcacacacacaccggcgagaagcggcagccaattgtgcAGAGTGTACTCTATACTGGAAGCCACAggcccctgggggactgaatggggtgcaggaaggggggggaggacagaccctagtgacagagcaccatccaccactgggcatacaagcacacatacattcatacacacacactcacacaactgcttttattgaacagagagacacagacacacagggattgccaatttacctaacctccatgtttttggactgtgggaggaaactggaGAATCCAGAGGAggggcaaacgtgctaaccaccaagccaccatgttgcccCAATCCATTTAGGAGGAATACCAAAGGTTTGGGTTTTAGTCACGCTTCCAGGATCCAGAGCGTCATGACATGTGACTAACATCCAGGGAAAATATATCACACTGGGATCCACCATCTAATAATCTGATATTTAGGGTCCTTTCCCCCTCCATGTGGTGCCCCGATTAAACGCCACCCATGGACAGCTTTGAGAGATCTGCTAACAATCAAAAAAACACATTCACCTCTTGATCACAGTTTTGTTACATTTCATTGGCATTACTCCTTTATTTCTTTTAAGATGCATACATGTCCTTGTTTAGGACTACGGAAAGCCTTTCTACATGTCTGTATAGCAACAGACTTCTATagaaatatatgaatatatatatatatatagtaatatgATCCAACATGTTTCTCAAAGATAAATTTGAGCTTTCGATGGACACTACATTTatcaccagcagagggcgctaaAGTCATTTTGAAAATTCCCCAAATCGCCACTGCAGAGAGGAATTTCCAAGGGTCGTTTCCATGGCTCCCGATGTCTCTTGGGGCTGTGCTGTATCCATGGAGATGACTCTGTCCAGTGCTGTGGTCACTGATTGTTGACCTAAGAAGGTGACCCCTGACCCAGGGTCAGCAGAAGGGGTCATGGGGTCAGTATTGGCCAGAGGGCACTGTGGGCACTCCACTGATTGGCTGATCTTCTTAACTCGCTGGAGCCTCTTCTGAATGATTAGAACATTGACGAATTCGCCAAACACACATGTGACAGTGGTGTTTCTGCTCTGGGACTGCAGAAACCCTTCTTGCTATATCACTAAACATACAATCATATAGTGAGAGGCATATGTCCAGATATTCACACTTTAGCTGAAAAGTCCTTTTCTCAGACACATGCCAAAATAATGCCCTCTGCTGATGGGCATTACATGAATTTATATAAAGCTCAGTGTTAATGAACACAAACGAAGGCACAGCCGATCACTGAGCGCATTTCAAAATGGCACCTACAGTGTCCATCCTCGAGGGGGGTGTATACATCATCGTCGATGGTAAAAGTCACATGACTGAGGCCTTCTTCCTCCCAATAATTTATGCCCCGTAGCAGATGGCTTGTCAATATCAATATATTAATTTAAAGGCGGCTGTGCCGTGGAGACAGGCGGGCGTTAGAGTTAGAGAAGGGACGAGGGACAAGGGCAAAAGAGACAGGACGCAGATTACTGGAGGAGGAAGGGAGGCTGGATGAAAAGAAACGCAACAGATGGAATGCGAAATCCAAAAAGGTTTTAAGGTGGGCATGATTACACAGAGGATTAAAACGTTAAGACTGGAGGGAAGATTTGATAAGTACCCTGGTTGAAGTTTCTGCTCATACACATAATCCCACCCTCAGAGGCACGACTGGGCTGGAGCCCTGGTTCTGGTTCTTCACAACTGACAGGTGAATTCTTGATCTTACACAGTCAGTCTTAGGTGACATCAGTGGGATTGACGTGGCTGGCGTGGGTCTGTACACCCGGGAGGCAACTCTCCGCTTTTATGATGCACTTCTTCAGAGCGAGGAAGAATTAAGAAATACCGATTTAGCAGTGAAATTTTAGGGCTTAATATCGAGCACCATGTGATTTACAGGTAAGCGCCCCGTTATTTAAAATAAGGGTTAACGCTCCTTGAACCCTCTTGACCCCTGGCTAAAATGCTGCCTTTCAAGTGCTGATAAACCATTTCCCATGTGTGACAGATCATAAAGACGACGGCCCGGCTCGATAGGCGGCACTTATGTAACGTTCCTCCCAGAGACTTTTACATGACTGCAGTGCCTTTGACCGCACTCCCCTTTCAACCCTGACCTTTGAACTGCCAGCTCCTCAGCTCCTCCTTGTCAGTGTGGATCTCCAGCTTTGTGGACTGATTGATTTCACAGAGTGCCTCTTTACTGGGAGTGAACGCAAAGACGAGGTGTGCACGAAGGACCATGGTGAGAAGACCAAAGTGAGAAGAACTGGTGAGAAGAACGGGGGGGAGAATTTAGCTTTTAGCTTCTGCTTTACGTGAAAATGAAATTACTATAGTCAAAAACCAACTTAGGCGAGTGGCATATGAGTGTTCAGTATCAGAACGTCTGTCTTTAAGTGCTTAAATAGCTATATAGATCACGACTGATTGGAAAGATGGGTGTTCGGAGGTCCCTTCCTTATGACCCATGACCTCTGACACTTGACCAGGATGTTCACTAAATTTGATGCAACATACTGGGACAGCCAATGCCCTGAGCTCAGTTATGACCCCACACTGTCTTTACTTTCTCTTACCATTAATCAACACATTTTCAGAGGTTTTCTGGTTTTGAACCCCATAGTGCAGGGTTCTTTTTACAGAGCTTTTGTTAGGACACAAGGCAATGCAGCCACCGATGTCATGAACACAAAGACTTTAAAAACAACGAATAACATTTGTTCTACCCTTGTAAAGCCTAGAATATGGCATTTTGTTAGGCAGTAGTAATCAATATGGTAGGGAATCCACCATATTAACGGTATACTGGGAATATCGGTGTCCGTATAAACTGGAAGTGCGACTAAGAGAGTTCTATAGGGCGAGATGGGTCACTAAAGACCCGAGACAGACTCCCAGCATTAATACCACGCTTGGTGATTTTTACATTGATTTAATTGGGATCACCTGCAACTTGCAACTTCACTGCAATGTTGGAGTCTTGATCAGGATTTCCTATAGAGCCATTAAGAGTTTCAAAAGTCTGTTTCACTATTTAATGATCGAATATATGTAGGCACTTGATTCTTTTGTTGACAAACATCCATAGTATAGACAAAACATCTAAACCTTTAAAATGTGATTTATCCATTATGTTACTACTGGTTTCTGAGTCCTTAGAATTCTCTCTGTGAAGCTGAAAGGGGGTATGGTTGCACGTTTGTTGTGTTAGAGTGTTATTACGTGTTTTAAAAGCAGACACACTGGTCAATCATCATTTATGCTGTCTAATTTTAAATTGATCACTTAATTTAAAACAAAATTGAAAGTTTCTTTTAAATATAGATGGGGAGGTAAATATACACTTCCGAATAAACTCCCAATGAATGCAAAGCCAACGTGCTCTAATGACGCACATCTTGAATGTTGAGATCAAATAGCGACGCTCCCCCACACCTGCATGGAGCACGTGTTAGATGCAGTCCACCGGCCTCTTCACACAGAATGAATTATAGTCTGCAAAATGAGTCCACACATTCAACAGCTGAAATGTTTAGGTCCACAGGGAGGACACTAAGGATCCTCTTGACTGAAAGCTTTTGCAGCTAAGATTGGAGAGGCTCCATGTTTCTCTAATCAAGGCCAAGAGATCCCACACATAGAAACAAAACACACTGGGCCTTCTACTAGAAGTCGTTTTCACACCCAAGCCAAGGAGATAGATCAATAATATTAACCATGCCTTTTCTAGTTCCCATGAGACTTCCCACCATTGTGAAGTGAGACTCCTCCGGCGTACGAGAGCTCTTCAATCAGTTTAGAAGCTGCCGTTCACTTGTGTGTCTACAGTCCCTGATTGCTCACAGCGTCTGTCCGGACGACGCGACACTTTGCTTGCTGCATGTCGACAACAGAAGTTTTTCGTGGAAAGAAAAGACAGAGGGCGTGTGGGGCTAGAATCTCCTCCTTTGGACAGGGAGCAGTCTCTGCAAATGCTGTTTCAAACGTATCGGGGGTGATGGATCATAATTTTTATTGGGTTTAAAAAGGGGGAATATGCGTGATTGATGAGTGGGTTTTTGCCATCGATGTGGGCTGTCTGGCGTCCGAAGTAGACGAACCACTTATTTTCTATTGTGGATATTGAAAATAACACATCTGCCTCTGAACGAAGGGACCATTGTATGTGGCGGTGTCCCTGTTTATTTTGCACAAAGCGGGCCCCGCTGGAGCCCGGGCCCCGGACCACAGCCGCTCCATCTCAACACTGCCGGAGACCGGCCAAAAATATGAGTGTTTTCCTGCTCCCTCTAATTCAAAAGATTATTTGTCATCTGCAGAGTAAAGGATTTTTAAAAGTCAACCTGCAGCCCAcatctccacccccccatctccacccacctcccccacccccaccccaatccCCCTGACACTACCCGGCTACAATCAATACGATATTGATCAACTCTCTCTATCGCTGGCCAACCAGACTAATCACCTACACACAAGCtcaacactctcactctcatactgtaagaaacacacacacacacacacacacacacacacacacacacacacacacacacacacacacacagtcttggacatttacacatacaaacactcatATGCATAtcaacaaaatatatattttttcatataCCCTCCGCATGCACTGAatcatttattttattcttaTGCTGTGATTATTCATATATGCAAATATCAATAGAAAGGCGCATTTGCATAGGCAGTAAGGCTCCAGTTTTGCCCCTGCTTGCTACTATTATGAAGGGGCCAGGGTGgcctaaatggcagcttttccTCTCGCTGCATTCCTGTCCTTTCCATTTTCCTTTGTTCCCCTCACAAAATCAATATGCCTGTGGGGGGGAGAAAAAGAGGCGGCCATATTTCTTATCCGTTTATGAGTGGAGATTTGAGGAGAAATGGGTGCACGAGGGGGAGAACTAGGCCATCTTAAAATCGAAGAGGAAAGAATATTTCACTTCTCGTTGACGGGATCGTTCCCGTTTGCACGCGAGGTGCTCCCAGCGTGTTTGTTTAGCGCGCACTTGCGTGCTGCTGTAGTGTAAATACTGCGCGAGGGCGCAAGTGTTCGCTG
This window of the Brachyhypopomus gauderio isolate BG-103 unplaced genomic scaffold, BGAUD_0.2 sc82, whole genome shotgun sequence genome carries:
- the pias4b gene encoding E3 SUMO-protein ligase PIAS4b; the protein is MVMSNELLEATNMLESLRVVELRSLLSTMGKAKNGLKKELVRRATELLHRESRPELFSTIRELYRVRHSANDTAGRRSGTIAKPTPTKVIAVPTADSHNKPDAMDYSPFPEVQMTKIPFYHTLETIVPPTSLVPKPVNTLQNNYFSIHLTERQWTRIKDSQEAQDVQVVLRLCITESIGVDDDQYPPRIAVYVNGLYCFLQVRYASRKEGVEPSRPCCPINLTPLLDRFTDNHVNVLWQNFGKHYSAAVYLVRVLSSVDLLKQLKTKAVESQENCRQKIWEMLRWDSENEISTTRLQVSLICPLAKMRMSAPCRAQTCTHLQCFDAASYLQMNERKPGWTCPVCHRPAPFETLRIDSLLSSIIHNTEEEVEDIEYLSNGSWKTLGEKRQCSEMPDPSARRITNSPVSLDIVDLTQDSSDDDVDDVQLHEEIALMHL